From the Selenomonas timonae genome, one window contains:
- a CDS encoding pyridoxal phosphate-dependent aminotransferase, which yields MVSQEMYELGTKKSTIRTIFEYGQKRASEVGAENVFDFSLGNPSVPTPDFIRDAAVDILTHSDPTEVHGYTIAPGKPQVREILAADIKKRFGLEVTGKNLFLTAGAAASVTIAFKALTETGDEFVTIAPFFPEYRVFVEACGGRLVIVPAKTDNFQIDFAALETAITPHTKAVIINSPNNPSGAVYSEETIRRLAELLRTKEQTYGHPIFIIADEPYREIVYDGLSVPCIPLYYDNTIVCYSYSKSFSLPGERIGYIVVPDTAADFARVYGAMAGAARVLTHVNAPSLWQLVIARCAGKAADLSTYAHNAKLLYEGLTAAGFECMRPQGAFYLFPKALEEDDVAFCARAREFDLLLVPGADFGCPGYFRAAYCVRTEMIERALPHFQELRKTYKEIHE from the coding sequence ATGGTTTCGCAAGAGATGTACGAACTCGGAACGAAGAAATCCACGATTCGCACGATCTTTGAATATGGGCAGAAGCGTGCGTCGGAGGTCGGCGCGGAGAATGTCTTTGACTTCAGCCTCGGCAATCCGAGTGTGCCGACCCCAGACTTCATTCGGGACGCGGCGGTGGACATCCTGACGCACAGTGACCCGACGGAGGTGCACGGCTACACGATTGCGCCCGGAAAACCGCAGGTACGCGAGATCCTTGCGGCCGACATCAAAAAAAGATTTGGTTTGGAAGTCACAGGGAAAAATCTTTTTCTTACGGCGGGGGCGGCGGCATCCGTGACAATCGCATTCAAGGCATTGACGGAAACGGGAGATGAATTTGTCACGATTGCGCCGTTCTTCCCCGAGTATCGTGTCTTTGTCGAGGCGTGTGGAGGGCGGCTTGTCATCGTGCCCGCAAAGACTGACAATTTTCAGATTGACTTTGCCGCACTTGAGACGGCAATCACGCCGCACACGAAAGCCGTTATCATAAATTCGCCGAATAATCCGAGCGGTGCAGTCTACAGCGAGGAGACCATTCGGCGGCTTGCGGAACTCCTGCGTACAAAGGAGCAGACGTATGGACACCCGATTTTTATCATCGCGGACGAGCCCTATCGTGAGATTGTCTACGATGGCCTGAGCGTTCCGTGCATTCCTCTCTACTATGACAACACGATTGTCTGCTACTCCTACAGCAAGTCCTTTTCCCTGCCGGGCGAGCGCATCGGCTATATCGTCGTCCCGGATACCGCTGCGGATTTTGCACGCGTCTACGGTGCAATGGCAGGTGCAGCGCGTGTCCTTACACATGTCAATGCGCCTTCGCTCTGGCAGCTTGTCATTGCACGCTGTGCGGGAAAGGCTGCTGATCTGAGTACATACGCACATAATGCAAAGCTGCTCTACGAAGGGCTGACGGCAGCTGGGTTTGAATGTATGCGCCCGCAGGGGGCGTTCTATCTCTTTCCAAAGGCACTCGAAGAGGACGATGTGGCGTTCTGTGCACGCGCACGTGAGTTCGATCTGCTCCTTGTGCCGGGCGCGGACTTCGGCTGTCCAGGATATTTCCGTGCGGCGTACTGCGTGCGTACGGAGATGATCGAGCGTGCACTGCCGCACTTTCAAGAGTTGAGAAAAACTTACAAAGAAATACATGAATGA
- the rfbF gene encoding glucose-1-phosphate cytidylyltransferase translates to MKVVILAGGLGTRISEESALRPKPMIEIGGKPILWHIMKIYSYYGFHEFIICLGYKGYMIKEYFADYYLHTSDVTFDFTMGNAMTVHNNVSEPWKVTLVDTGLHAQTGCRIKRVQKYIGDEAFMLTYGDGVSDVDLNALLAAHRAKTGQTIVTMTAIQPGGRFGVLDIASDTNEVSRFVEKAKEDGGWINGGFMVVEPAVFDYLRDDDDCVFETEPLETIARSGGLHAYKHTGFWQCMDTQRDKYRLEERWASGRAPWKLWV, encoded by the coding sequence ATGAAGGTTGTTATCTTGGCAGGCGGACTCGGTACGCGGATCAGCGAGGAATCGGCGCTCAGACCGAAGCCCATGATCGAAATTGGTGGGAAGCCGATCCTTTGGCATATCATGAAGATCTATTCGTATTATGGATTTCATGAGTTTATCATCTGTCTTGGATACAAGGGCTATATGATAAAGGAATACTTTGCCGACTACTATCTGCACACATCGGATGTGACCTTCGACTTTACGATGGGAAATGCGATGACTGTACACAACAATGTATCCGAGCCGTGGAAGGTGACGCTCGTCGATACGGGGCTGCATGCCCAGACGGGGTGCCGTATCAAGCGCGTACAAAAATACATTGGAGACGAGGCGTTCATGCTGACGTACGGCGACGGTGTGAGTGATGTTGATCTGAATGCCCTCCTTGCAGCGCACCGTGCAAAGACGGGGCAGACGATCGTGACAATGACTGCCATCCAGCCCGGGGGCAGGTTCGGCGTGTTGGATATTGCATCCGATACGAATGAGGTTAGCCGCTTCGTCGAAAAGGCGAAGGAGGACGGCGGTTGGATCAACGGCGGCTTTATGGTGGTAGAGCCGGCGGTATTCGACTATCTGCGTGATGATGATGATTGTGTCTTTGAGACGGAGCCGCTTGAGACGATCGCGCGGAGCGGCGGGCTTCACGCATACAAGCATACGGGCTTTTGGCAGTGCATGGATACCCAGCGTGACAAGTATCGATTGGAAGAACGATGGGCGTCCGGGAGAGCGCCATGGAAGCTGTGGGTGTAA
- a CDS encoding ExbD/TolR family protein, which yields MRRNFHDVREPLVMIIPMIDIMLFLLVFFMLSTMYMVNASTVQVSLPQAASAQQDTRPHIVSITVTEDGKVLFDRDEEPTRELTARVKTQLEDDPDTVFVVRGDRKADYQFVVTVFDALKEAGTRHVSIATETGGV from the coding sequence ATGCGTCGTAATTTTCATGATGTGCGTGAGCCGCTCGTCATGATTATCCCGATGATCGACATTATGCTCTTTCTGCTCGTTTTCTTCATGCTCAGTACGATGTATATGGTGAATGCGAGCACAGTGCAGGTCAGTCTCCCACAAGCGGCGAGTGCACAGCAGGACACGCGCCCGCACATCGTATCCATTACGGTGACGGAGGACGGCAAGGTTCTCTTTGACCGCGATGAGGAGCCAACGCGGGAACTTACGGCGCGGGTCAAGACGCAGCTCGAAGATGATCCCGATACGGTCTTTGTCGTGCGCGGCGACCGCAAGGCGGACTACCAGTTCGTCGTCACCGTCTTTGATGCGCTCAAGGAAGCGGGGACGCGCCATGTGTCCATCGCGACGGAGACGGGAGGGGTCTGA
- a CDS encoding biotin--[acetyl-CoA-carboxylase] ligase — protein MSRDVLELLRAAGGYISGEKMAERLGVTRAAVWKKIAALRDAGYDISSAPRSGYVLRSAPDRLIETEISQDLKTALVGRKVICYDAVDSTNLVLKNLAREGAEDGTVVVADSQGTGRGRMERAFFSPPGKGIWVSILLRPTFLPQDAPKCTLMAAVAVARAMEAFGLRAEIKWPNDILHDGRKLVGILTEMSAEMDRVNYVVIGIGINVNIAPEDFPAELRAIATSLMQMKGAPLPRVAFLQELLRALDDLYASVQREGFAPVLAAWREYAVTLGQEVRVIGPAGEEFEGVAADIDAEGALLVDTAEGRRRVLAGDVSIRPRR, from the coding sequence ATGAGCAGGGATGTGCTGGAACTCCTGCGGGCGGCGGGCGGCTATATCTCAGGCGAGAAGATGGCGGAGCGGCTCGGTGTGACGCGCGCAGCCGTATGGAAGAAGATCGCAGCTCTGCGCGATGCGGGCTATGATATATCGAGCGCGCCGCGCAGCGGCTACGTCCTGCGCTCCGCCCCTGACCGCCTGATCGAGACGGAGATTTCGCAGGATCTGAAGACGGCGCTCGTCGGTCGGAAGGTCATCTGTTACGATGCGGTGGACTCAACGAATCTCGTGCTGAAAAACCTTGCACGCGAGGGTGCGGAGGACGGCACGGTGGTCGTTGCCGACAGTCAGGGGACAGGGCGTGGGCGCATGGAGCGCGCGTTTTTCTCGCCGCCCGGCAAGGGCATCTGGGTGAGCATTCTCCTGCGTCCGACATTCCTGCCGCAGGATGCGCCGAAGTGTACGCTGATGGCGGCTGTCGCCGTCGCGCGTGCGATGGAGGCGTTCGGGCTGCGTGCCGAGATCAAGTGGCCGAATGACATCCTGCACGACGGGCGCAAGCTGGTCGGCATCCTCACAGAGATGAGTGCGGAGATGGATCGCGTGAACTATGTCGTGATCGGCATCGGCATCAATGTGAACATTGCACCCGAGGATTTCCCCGCAGAGCTGCGCGCGATAGCAACGTCGCTGATGCAGATGAAGGGCGCACCGCTGCCGCGCGTGGCGTTCCTACAGGAACTGCTGCGCGCTCTCGATGATCTCTATGCGAGCGTGCAGCGCGAGGGCTTTGCTCCTGTGCTGGCGGCGTGGCGGGAGTATGCCGTGACACTCGGGCAGGAGGTGCGCGTGATCGGCCCTGCGGGCGAGGAGTTCGAGGGCGTTGCGGCGGACATTGATGCGGAGGGCGCGCTCCTTGTCGACACGGCAGAGGGGCGGCGGCGCGTGCTTGCGGGCGATGTGTCGATTCGCCCGCGAAGATAA
- the dusB gene encoding tRNA dihydrouridine synthase DusB: MKIGAFTFDDPVFLAPMAGVTDTAYRVIVHDMGCPLAFAEMVSSQGIHYRNEHTMKMLRTEEGERPIAMQIFAKSAAMAAEAAAYIEEIGTADILDFNMGCPAPKVVKNGEGSALMREPKKAEEILTAIRRATKLPFTVKMRLGWDDTSRNAVEIARMAEAVGVDAVAVHGRTREQFYSGNADYAAIAEVKRAVNIPVIVSGDIRRPADLAHALDITGADAVMIGRGAQGNPWIFPQLIHWLHTRKELPPPTLAERAQVILRHLDLLVGYKGEYVGIREMRKHAAWYTRGLKGSAELRERFNRAASKDEFVQILHEAWDI; this comes from the coding sequence ATGAAAATAGGAGCGTTCACGTTCGATGATCCCGTCTTTCTCGCACCGATGGCAGGGGTGACGGACACGGCATACCGCGTGATCGTACACGATATGGGCTGCCCGCTCGCGTTTGCAGAGATGGTGAGCAGTCAGGGCATCCACTACCGCAACGAACACACGATGAAGATGCTCCGTACGGAGGAGGGCGAGCGTCCGATTGCGATGCAGATTTTTGCCAAATCTGCGGCGATGGCGGCGGAGGCTGCCGCCTACATCGAGGAGATCGGGACGGCGGACATTCTGGACTTCAACATGGGATGTCCCGCGCCAAAGGTTGTGAAGAATGGCGAGGGCTCGGCGCTCATGCGCGAGCCGAAAAAGGCGGAGGAGATATTAACCGCGATTCGCCGCGCAACGAAGCTGCCGTTCACGGTAAAAATGCGGCTTGGCTGGGATGATACCTCGCGCAACGCTGTGGAAATTGCACGGATGGCAGAGGCGGTCGGTGTCGATGCCGTTGCCGTGCACGGGCGTACGCGTGAGCAGTTCTACAGCGGCAATGCGGACTATGCGGCGATCGCCGAGGTGAAGCGTGCCGTCAATATTCCCGTGATTGTGAGCGGTGACATCCGCCGTCCTGCCGATCTTGCGCATGCACTCGACATCACAGGTGCAGATGCGGTGATGATCGGACGCGGCGCGCAGGGGAATCCGTGGATTTTCCCGCAGCTCATTCACTGGCTGCACACGAGGAAGGAACTGCCCCCGCCGACTCTCGCGGAGCGTGCACAGGTCATCCTGCGGCATCTCGATCTCCTCGTCGGCTATAAAGGCGAATATGTTGGCATCCGCGAGATGCGAAAGCATGCGGCATGGTACACGCGCGGTCTGAAAGGCAGTGCAGAGCTGCGCGAGCGATTCAATCGCGCGGCATCAAAAGATGAATTCGTGCAGATTTTGCACGAGGCGTGGGATATATGA
- a CDS encoding type III pantothenate kinase, protein MLLVLDIGNSNIVMGAYEGKRLLRHWRISTDRQKTGDEYGILFNELFRYQGIEMSDIKAIIISSVVPPLVVPLRKMCERYFRIRPLIVGPGIRTGIRLNYENPRAIGADRIVNVIGAHEQFGGPLIVIDIGTATTFDIVAENGDFLGGVIAPGLGSSAEALFQRAAQLPRIELVPPKTVVCRSTIQGMQAGIIYGYVGQIDEIVRRIKAELAMEMKVVATGGFARMVAKESQTIDKVDHFLTLTGLRVLYERNQP, encoded by the coding sequence TTGCTGCTAGTACTGGACATCGGCAACAGCAACATCGTCATGGGCGCGTACGAAGGGAAGCGGCTTCTGCGGCACTGGCGCATCTCGACGGATCGGCAGAAGACGGGCGACGAATACGGTATTCTGTTCAATGAATTGTTTCGTTATCAGGGCATTGAGATGTCCGATATCAAGGCAATCATTATCTCCTCGGTTGTACCGCCGCTTGTCGTTCCCCTGCGAAAGATGTGTGAGCGCTACTTCCGCATCCGCCCGCTGATCGTTGGGCCAGGCATACGAACCGGTATACGTCTGAACTACGAAAATCCGCGCGCCATCGGTGCTGACCGCATTGTAAATGTCATCGGCGCACACGAGCAGTTCGGCGGGCCGCTCATTGTCATCGACATCGGGACGGCGACGACATTCGACATTGTGGCGGAAAATGGGGACTTCCTTGGCGGTGTGATCGCGCCGGGGCTTGGCTCGAGCGCAGAGGCTCTCTTTCAGCGTGCGGCGCAGCTGCCGCGCATCGAACTCGTGCCGCCGAAAACAGTGGTCTGCCGCAGTACGATCCAAGGCATGCAGGCGGGCATCATCTACGGCTACGTCGGGCAGATCGACGAGATCGTCCGACGCATCAAGGCGGAGCTTGCGATGGAGATGAAGGTGGTCGCGACGGGCGGCTTTGCACGCATGGTAGCAAAGGAATCGCAGACGATCGACAAGGTCGATCACTTCCTGACGCTCACGGGGCTGCGTGTTCTCTATGAGCGAAATCAGCCGTGA
- a CDS encoding NAD-dependent epimerase/dehydratase family protein — MKRRALITGVTGFLGGYVARCLLEDGWQVTAIVRASSQVNVLPVELRENIQFYNADRMKLPEIVQDAAPDVVFHLATYYTTVHTYEEIDRLIASNVAFGTKLLEAMDVNNVRRLVYARSSWQHYNGDAYEPANLYAATKEAFDAIVKFYTAARGLQTISLTLFDTYGEDDRRNKLLAVLPQLAAEGRRLALSSGEQRVDFVHAEDAARAFLLAGNYLADGHYELCGDYVVSSGTAVTLRELIRRYEELRGEKMLVDWGARSYREREIMIPWRGGRILPGWERNHKELM, encoded by the coding sequence ATGAAGCGTAGGGCACTGATTACAGGTGTGACGGGATTTCTGGGGGGATATGTTGCTCGTTGCCTCTTGGAGGACGGCTGGCAGGTCACCGCCATCGTGCGCGCGTCCTCACAGGTCAATGTACTCCCTGTGGAGCTGCGCGAAAATATACAATTTTACAATGCTGATCGTATGAAGCTGCCGGAAATTGTACAGGATGCCGCTCCGGATGTGGTCTTTCATCTTGCTACATACTATACGACAGTTCACACATATGAAGAGATTGATAGGCTGATTGCGAGTAATGTTGCTTTTGGAACGAAGCTACTCGAGGCGATGGACGTGAACAATGTTCGCCGACTCGTTTATGCACGCTCCTCGTGGCAGCATTACAATGGGGATGCCTATGAGCCGGCGAATTTGTATGCGGCGACCAAAGAAGCATTTGATGCAATCGTTAAATTCTATACGGCGGCGCGGGGATTGCAGACGATCAGTCTGACGCTGTTCGATACATATGGAGAGGATGATCGACGCAACAAGTTGCTCGCGGTTCTGCCGCAACTTGCCGCAGAGGGGCGGCGCTTGGCTCTATCCTCGGGGGAGCAGCGGGTGGACTTTGTCCATGCGGAGGATGCAGCGCGCGCCTTCCTGCTTGCAGGAAACTACCTTGCGGACGGGCACTATGAACTCTGCGGCGATTATGTCGTATCCTCAGGAACAGCCGTGACACTGCGCGAACTCATTCGTCGCTATGAAGAACTGCGCGGGGAGAAGATGCTCGTTGACTGGGGTGCGCGTTCCTATCGAGAACGGGAAATCATGATTCCGTGGCGCGGAGGCAGGATTTTGCCGGGATGGGAGCGAAACCATAAGGAACTGATGTAG
- a CDS encoding bifunctional glycosyltransferase/class I SAM-dependent methyltransferase: MAKLSIIIPVYNMNRQLNQCLLTIRRSVRLPYEVIIVDDGSSDNERVAVSVAGDDVRVLRSEEHHGFSHAVNMGIRASVGEVVLFLHADVLLAQHTAEDMLDVLISDPRTGAVCAVAPRTYEWEQYLPETDYHSLDAFEAVAEDVRARAGNKRFPMIIAELFALMVRRDVLERAGLLDEEYSVPALASYDYTIRMTRAGDGIAAIPSIYVHHNDSIHAQEMEEYDLLRQRERSLFYSKQGLSLDYSFYVRLDILPMADLTREGVRVLEIGCACGATLREIGARNPTALLYGVELNERAAAIAAPFAKILSMNVENLDPAEIPERFDYIIMGDVIEHLLDPWTAVRNMRELLVPGGSIIASIPNVAHITNLYNMLSGSWTYEDMGLLDRTHLRFFTKSEIVKMFEEADLVIDDIRPRSVTLGDSWEAFREEILSLHMIDVNPEDLDAYQWYVRARRA, translated from the coding sequence GTGGCAAAGCTAAGCATTATTATCCCTGTTTACAACATGAATAGGCAGCTTAATCAGTGCCTTTTGACAATACGGAGAAGTGTGCGCTTGCCATATGAGGTAATCATTGTTGACGACGGCTCATCGGACAATGAGCGTGTTGCAGTTTCTGTGGCAGGGGATGACGTTCGTGTCCTTCGCAGTGAGGAGCATCATGGTTTTTCGCATGCCGTAAATATGGGAATCCGCGCGTCTGTTGGAGAAGTTGTTCTATTTCTTCATGCAGATGTCTTGCTCGCACAGCACACTGCAGAGGATATGTTGGATGTACTGATTAGTGATCCCAGGACGGGGGCGGTGTGTGCCGTTGCTCCACGTACGTATGAGTGGGAACAATACCTTCCAGAAACAGACTATCACTCCTTGGATGCTTTTGAAGCGGTCGCAGAGGATGTTCGAGCGCGAGCCGGAAACAAGAGATTTCCTATGATCATCGCGGAGCTGTTTGCACTCATGGTGCGCCGCGATGTACTTGAGAGAGCAGGACTTCTTGATGAGGAATATTCGGTGCCTGCCCTTGCGTCATATGATTATACCATACGAATGACGCGTGCGGGGGACGGCATCGCTGCGATACCAAGCATATATGTGCACCATAATGATAGTATCCATGCCCAGGAGATGGAGGAGTACGACCTGCTGCGTCAGCGTGAGCGCTCACTTTTTTATTCGAAACAGGGGCTTTCTCTCGATTATTCCTTTTACGTACGTCTGGATATTCTGCCGATGGCAGATCTGACACGTGAGGGGGTGCGAGTTCTCGAAATCGGTTGTGCCTGCGGGGCGACGCTAAGGGAGATTGGAGCACGAAACCCAACGGCATTGCTGTATGGCGTCGAACTCAATGAGAGAGCCGCTGCAATCGCAGCACCATTTGCGAAGATTCTCTCTATGAATGTAGAGAATCTTGACCCTGCAGAGATTCCGGAGCGTTTTGATTACATCATCATGGGGGATGTGATTGAGCATCTGTTAGATCCGTGGACGGCGGTTCGCAATATGCGCGAACTGCTCGTGCCGGGCGGTTCGATCATCGCGAGTATCCCGAACGTGGCTCATATCACCAATCTCTATAATATGCTGAGCGGTTCTTGGACGTATGAGGACATGGGGCTGCTTGACCGTACGCATTTGCGTTTCTTTACAAAATCTGAGATTGTCAAGATGTTTGAGGAAGCCGATCTTGTCATCGATGACATACGACCAAGATCGGTGACACTTGGTGATTCGTGGGAGGCGTTTCGAGAAGAGATTCTTTCTCTTCATATGATTGACGTGAATCCCGAGGATCTGGATGCATATCAATGGTATGTGCGCGCACGGCGCGCGTAG
- a CDS encoding MotA/TolQ/ExbB proton channel family protein, which yields MYLLLLCSLTVAAIAIDRFLLYRRASQGARALEADVAAALRKKKLDEVAPAVKGKDNMVAHLIQSAVDARAAGEDVPMTLEAVYGEAAMLLRARLNYLSTIVTLAPLLGLLGTISGMIQSFSVFNLQAGQPMAITGGIGEALIATATGLLVAIFALVVHTYFAQRMDMMLTLLEKTMNTLLAGFAANDGGHSHAS from the coding sequence ATGTACCTGCTGCTCCTGTGCTCGCTCACGGTGGCAGCGATTGCTATCGACCGTTTTTTGCTCTATCGTCGTGCATCGCAGGGGGCACGTGCGCTTGAAGCGGATGTTGCCGCCGCGCTTCGCAAGAAGAAGCTGGATGAGGTCGCACCTGCTGTGAAGGGCAAGGACAACATGGTTGCCCATCTCATACAGAGTGCGGTCGATGCGCGTGCGGCAGGGGAGGATGTTCCCATGACGCTTGAGGCGGTCTACGGTGAGGCGGCAATGCTTCTGCGTGCACGTCTCAACTATCTTTCAACGATTGTCACGCTTGCACCGCTGCTCGGTCTCTTGGGCACGATCTCGGGTATGATCCAGTCCTTCAGCGTGTTCAACCTGCAGGCAGGGCAGCCGATGGCAATTACGGGCGGCATCGGAGAGGCACTGATTGCAACGGCGACGGGACTTCTTGTCGCGATCTTTGCACTTGTTGTGCACACCTACTTCGCACAGCGCATGGACATGATGCTGACACTGCTCGAAAAGACGATGAATACCCTGCTCGCGGGGTTCGCCGCGAATGATGGAGGGCATTCTCATGCGTCGTAA
- a CDS encoding glycosyltransferase family 4 protein → MREVLHITTHMGGGVGKVLSGVAAHAARKGTRYRHRILLLEQPEKMNFIDACRADGVEIICGADVPTIESAMRAVDVVQIEWWHHPQMAAFLADFPQIEMHLTLWAHVSGCYYPYIPPTFLRVPQRFIFTSPYSLDNPYWSAAERRWARENTSVVHSSGGFAAIQPHTERVHDGRFVVGYVGTQSYAKLHPDFVAYCARVSHIPGIEFVLVGDMTNAAAIRAEAWAYGIEEQFRFVDYVSDVSAELAQMDVFGYLLNPTHFGTTENALLEAMAAELPVVVLDQCAEQYLVVQDETGLRVQDAEGYRRVLEELFATPAKRRRLGKAARQRILQNFSVERTTAQLHEIYDAILNEAPRRYDFRGALGYTPHEFFLHGLPNDLRVIFRERVAAQTLPPILREQSKSSLPHFCRVFPADEQLQRWREYFCGD, encoded by the coding sequence ATGCGCGAAGTACTGCATATTACAACGCATATGGGCGGCGGTGTCGGCAAGGTGCTGTCGGGTGTCGCCGCCCATGCGGCGCGGAAGGGGACGCGCTATCGCCACCGCATCCTGCTGCTGGAGCAGCCCGAGAAGATGAACTTTATCGACGCCTGTCGTGCGGATGGCGTGGAGATCATCTGTGGAGCGGATGTGCCCACAATAGAGTCCGCCATGCGTGCTGTCGATGTCGTTCAGATAGAGTGGTGGCATCATCCACAGATGGCAGCATTTCTCGCGGACTTTCCGCAGATTGAGATGCATTTGACACTCTGGGCGCACGTCTCAGGCTGCTATTATCCGTATATTCCTCCGACGTTCCTGCGTGTGCCGCAGAGATTTATCTTTACGTCGCCCTATTCGCTGGATAATCCCTATTGGAGCGCGGCAGAGCGTCGCTGGGCGCGTGAAAATACGTCAGTTGTGCACAGCTCGGGTGGTTTTGCGGCGATCCAACCGCATACGGAACGCGTGCATGACGGTCGCTTCGTCGTCGGCTATGTCGGCACGCAGTCCTATGCGAAGCTGCATCCTGACTTTGTGGCGTACTGCGCGCGCGTGTCACATATCCCCGGCATCGAATTCGTGCTCGTGGGTGATATGACAAATGCGGCGGCGATTCGTGCTGAGGCATGGGCATACGGTATCGAGGAGCAATTCCGCTTCGTCGATTATGTGAGCGATGTGAGCGCGGAACTCGCGCAGATGGATGTATTCGGCTATCTACTGAACCCAACGCATTTCGGCACGACGGAGAACGCTCTGCTCGAGGCGATGGCGGCGGAGCTGCCCGTCGTCGTTCTCGATCAATGTGCGGAACAGTATCTCGTCGTGCAGGATGAGACGGGGCTGCGCGTACAGGATGCAGAGGGCTATCGGCGTGTGCTGGAGGAGCTCTTTGCCACTCCTGCGAAGCGCCGCCGTCTGGGAAAGGCTGCGCGGCAGCGGATTCTGCAGAATTTTTCCGTGGAACGCACGACAGCGCAGCTGCATGAGATCTACGATGCAATCCTGAACGAAGCGCCGCGCCGCTATGACTTTCGGGGGGCGCTTGGGTATACGCCGCATGAATTCTTTCTGCATGGGTTGCCCAATGACCTGCGTGTGATTTTTAGAGAAAGGGTGGCAGCACAGACGTTGCCGCCGATTCTCAGGGAACAGAGCAAGAGCTCGTTGCCGCATTTCTGCCGTGTATTTCCTGCAGATGAGCAGCTGCAGAGATGGCGGGAGTATTTCTGCGGCGACTGA
- a CDS encoding aminopeptidase, with amino-acid sequence MSDDKKTSVWLKYTMEERAAVDVLAHGYIDFLSDCKTERESVTKAVRRARAAGYRDLADVIANGETLAAGDKVYAVNMKKAIVLFHIGAEPMEHGMNILGAHIDTCRLDVKQNPLYEDNGLAYFDTHYYGGIKKYQWVTIPLALHGVVVKKDGTVVEITIGEKADDPVFCVTDLLVHLSQEQLEKKASKVIEGEKLDVLIGGYPLKKDDKESVKDGILALLKEHYDIAEEDFNSAELTLVPAGRARELGFDRSMVLGYGQDDRVCSYTALCSMLETEAVKRTACCLLVDKEEIGSVGATGMQSRFFENMVAEVLSACGQYTEIALRRTLARSKMLSSDVSSAYDGLYADAFEKKNVAYLGRGMVFNKFTGARGKSGSSDASAEYLGELRRMMDENGVSYQLAELGRVDLGGGGTIAYIMARYGMDVIDNGVAVMSMHAPWEVTSKVDIYEMKKGYDVFLRNA; translated from the coding sequence ATGAGTGACGATAAGAAGACCTCGGTCTGGTTGAAATACACAATGGAGGAACGTGCCGCAGTCGATGTACTTGCACACGGCTACATTGACTTCCTCTCGGACTGCAAGACGGAGCGCGAGAGCGTGACGAAGGCAGTGCGCCGCGCACGCGCAGCAGGCTACCGTGACCTTGCGGATGTCATCGCGAATGGGGAGACACTTGCGGCGGGGGACAAGGTCTACGCGGTCAACATGAAGAAGGCGATCGTACTCTTCCATATCGGGGCAGAGCCGATGGAGCACGGCATGAACATCCTCGGCGCGCACATCGACACCTGCCGCCTCGATGTGAAGCAGAACCCTCTGTATGAGGACAATGGTCTGGCGTATTTTGACACGCACTACTACGGCGGTATCAAGAAGTATCAGTGGGTGACGATCCCGCTTGCACTCCACGGTGTCGTCGTGAAGAAAGACGGCACGGTTGTCGAGATCACCATCGGGGAGAAGGCGGACGACCCCGTCTTCTGCGTGACGGACCTCCTCGTACATCTCTCGCAGGAACAGCTTGAGAAAAAGGCATCAAAGGTCATCGAGGGCGAGAAGCTGGATGTGCTCATCGGCGGTTATCCGCTGAAAAAAGACGACAAGGAATCCGTCAAGGACGGGATTCTCGCGCTCCTCAAAGAGCATTATGACATTGCCGAGGAGGACTTCAACTCGGCGGAGCTGACGCTCGTTCCGGCGGGACGTGCACGCGAGCTCGGCTTTGACCGCAGCATGGTGCTCGGCTACGGGCAGGATGACCGCGTCTGCTCCTATACTGCACTTTGCTCTATGCTCGAGACGGAAGCGGTAAAGCGTACGGCGTGCTGCCTTCTCGTGGATAAGGAGGAGATCGGAAGCGTCGGCGCGACGGGGATGCAGTCACGCTTCTTTGAGAACATGGTCGCAGAGGTGCTCTCTGCCTGCGGGCAGTATACGGAGATCGCCCTGCGCCGCACCCTTGCACGCTCAAAGATGCTCTCCTCGGATGTGTCGAGCGCGTACGACGGGCTCTATGCGGATGCGTTCGAGAAGAAAAATGTCGCATATCTCGGGCGCGGCATGGTGTTCAACAAATTCACGGGTGCACGCGGCAAGTCCGGATCGAGCGATGCGAGTGCAGAGTACCTCGGCGAGCTGCGCCGCATGATGGACGAAAATGGCGTCAGCTATCAGCTTGCGGAACTTGGGCGCGTCGACCTCGGTGGCGGCGGTACGATTGCCTACATAATGGCGCGCTACGGCATGGATGTGATCGACAACGGCGTCGCTGTCATGAGTATGCACGCGCCATGGGAGGTCACGAGCAAGGTTGACATCTACGAGATGAAGAAGGGCTACGACGTATTTCTGCGGAATGCGTGA